In the genome of Microcoleus vaginatus PCC 9802, the window ATACGCCCGCACTGCACTTGTGCGTTGAGCGAGTAACTACCAGTAACAATAAGTCTGATATTATAGGAGCAGCCATAAAAAAATAGCTTGCAATTTTTCTGGGATGGGTTAAAAATCATTATTGACCTGTCTAGTGCAGGTCTAAAATCTAAAATCTAAAATCTAAAATTTCTATGACTTATCCTCGCGTTCTGTGTCTGGGTGAAGTTTTATTTGATTGTTTAGCAGACAAACCAGGAGTATCTCTCGAAGAGGTAGAATCTTGGACGGCATATCCCGGCGGTGCTCCTGCTAATGTTGCCTGTGCTTTGGTTAAATTGGGGACGGCGGCGGGATTTATCGGTGCTGTAGGTGGGGATGAATTGGGGAATTCTCTAGTGCAGGTATTGCAAGAAGTAGGGGTTGATATCGCTGGAGTGCAGCGGCATCCAAGTGCGCCGACGCGGCAAGTTTATGTCTTGCGGAATGAAGCGGGCGATCGAAATTTTGCCGGTTTTGGTGAATTTGATACTGCGGATTTTGCCGACACCCACCTCCTCGCTGCACAACTACCCGAGGTGCTGTTTGAAAATGCCGATTTTTTAGTGCTAGGCACTTTAGAATTAGCTTATCCTGAAAGTCGAGAAGCGATCGCCAGAGCGATCGAACTAGCAGAACGGTACGACGTTAAAATTATACTTGACATCAATTGGCGTCCAGTGTTTTGGTCAAATCCAGAGGAAGCAAAAGACCGCATTAGAAAAATATTAAAAAATGTTGATTTTGTCAAGTTATCTGACGAAGAAGCGGAATGGTTGTTTGACACTACCGACGCAGGAGCTATTACCTACCGCCTCGATTCTGTAGAAGGCGTTTTGGTGACTGCAGGCGAGAAAGGTTGCGCCTATTGTATCTCGGAAAATGAAGGAAAAATTCCCGCCTTTGCAGTAGATGTTGAGGATACAACAGGTGCCGGCGACGCATTTCTGGCTGGTTTTGTACGCCAGTTGTGCAAACATGGAATTAAGAATTTAGCAGATCCAGAAATAGCCCAAAAAATTGTAACTTATGCGAGCGCGGTAGGTGCGATGACAGCCATGAAACCCGGGGCTATTAGATCTCAACCAACCGCCGCTGAAGTAGAAGCTTTCTTGTATTTGTACAAACATTAGCACGCCCAAACTCTCCCCCGGAAACGGACAGGGGGCTAAATTTGGTTCAGAAACCCGGAATCTCAAAAAAAATACTTCTTATACTAAACCCCCGTTAAAAAGCTTCGATAAGACTCGGCGTTTGGACTCCCTACTATACAAACTCTCGTCCGGGCTGAGAGGGCCTAACAAATAAACAGGTATTTAAGCCAGGTTTGGTATTAGAGGTTTTATTGTGGGCCATTAACCGCACATCAGATGATTTCTAATTTGGCGCACGATTACCTCTAGCGGCTGCGAAGCATCTATGATAATTGCATCTTCTGGCTCTTCGAGAGTGCCTAACTGACTTAACAACAAGTCTGCTTTCATGTAGTGATTTTCGCGACTTGTTAACCGGGCTGCCAATAGCTGAAAAGAACATTTGAGATAAACTATTTTCATCCCCTGTTGGTCGCGGTAGAGCATTGCGCGGTAAGATGCTTTTAAAGCAGAACAAGCCAAAACCACATTTTTATTTTCTAACAGCCACGTATCTATTGCAGCTTGCAATTGTAATAGCCAAGGAAGGCGATCCGCATCTTCTAAAGGAATGCCGCGACTCATTTTCTGGATATTAGCTGATGGGTGAAAATCGTCGGCATCGCTGAAATCCCAATTGAGAGATTGTGCTAGCAACTTGCCAACAGTAGTTTTGCCAGAACCTGAGACTCCCATCACGATTGTAATCATCACGTTTATTTACCGAATACTTGCAATTTTATCGAGTTGTGCGATCGAGAAACCGGCTTTCTTAAGTTGCCCGATGAATCCTA includes:
- a CDS encoding carbohydrate kinase, coding for MTYPRVLCLGEVLFDCLADKPGVSLEEVESWTAYPGGAPANVACALVKLGTAAGFIGAVGGDELGNSLVQVLQEVGVDIAGVQRHPSAPTRQVYVLRNEAGDRNFAGFGEFDTADFADTHLLAAQLPEVLFENADFLVLGTLELAYPESREAIARAIELAERYDVKIILDINWRPVFWSNPEEAKDRIRKILKNVDFVKLSDEEAEWLFDTTDAGAITYRLDSVEGVLVTAGEKGCAYCISENEGKIPAFAVDVEDTTGAGDAFLAGFVRQLCKHGIKNLADPEIAQKIVTYASAVGAMTAMKPGAIRSQPTAAEVEAFLYLYKH
- a CDS encoding gluconokinase; translation: MITIVMGVSGSGKTTVGKLLAQSLNWDFSDADDFHPSANIQKMSRGIPLEDADRLPWLLQLQAAIDTWLLENKNVVLACSALKASYRAMLYRDQQGMKIVYLKCSFQLLAARLTSRENHYMKADLLLSQLGTLEEPEDAIIIDASQPLEVIVRQIRNHLMCG